The Nitrospirota bacterium sequence TCTGCTTTTAAGTCAATTGCATGGCATGCAAAGGAGATTGCTCAGGGACTTAGGGGCTAAGGGGTTGCAACTTTCTCATAATCTCACAAAATCTCTTAGGCGTTATAATCTCAATACCTTTATAGCTCCTCAGGTCTAAAAGGTGAGAATCACCACTAACTATGTAATCAGCCCTGCCCCCTATGGCGGTTGATAAAACCTTGTTATCTTCAGGGTCTTCCTTTATAACATTCAATGCCGGAGGATTATCTAATGCTATGGAGTATCTCAAAAGGTTCAGAACAATCTGTTTTATACTATCTTCACCGAGAGCATACTTCTTTTTAATCTTTGGATACTCTAATACCCTTTTAGCCTC is a genomic window containing:
- a CDS encoding putative toxin-antitoxin system toxin component, PIN family codes for the protein MYRVVIDTNVLIIGIIQKRGFPYEIVKFWEDGALVLITSPAMIEEAKRVLEYPKIKKKYALGEDSIKQIVLNLLRYSIALDNPPALNVIKEDPEDNKVLSTAIGGRADYIVSGDSHLLDLRSYKGIEIITPKRFCEIMRKLQPLSP